The Pedobacter ginsengisoli region GGATCAGGGACTTGCTGGGCCACACTTCCATCCAGACCACAGAGGTTTATGCCAGAGCAGATTCTAAACAAAAAAGAGAGGCAATAGAAAGGGCATCAGAATGTCTTACTCCTTCTATACCTAATGGAGAATGGGTTGATAACAGAAACTTGATAACTTGGCTGAAAGAGTTCGGTAAAAGGTGATTATTATGGAAAGTCTAAATGTAAAGTAATAACGCAATAGATTATTTATCCTTATATCTTGCAATGGACTTTCCATAACCATATTGTGGTCATAACCAATGGCATCAATGCGGTGGGCATTGTGCACAATCCGGTCTAAGATGGCATCCGCAATCGTTTTATCACCTATCATATCAAACCAGGCGCTTACCGGCAACTGAGAAGTAATAATCAGCGACATCTGCTCATGCCTGTCTTCAATGATCTCCATGAGCATCGCCCTGGAGGGGGCATCCAAAGGATGCAAACCAAAATCATCCAAGATCAGCAATTCGGATCGCTCAATTTTCAACATCTCCTTGGTATAACTGTTATCGGCCTTCGCCTGCTTCAATCTGGTGAACAACTTAGGGGTACTCCAATACAGCACCTTATACTCGTTCGCACAGGCCTGATGTCCCAAAGCTGAAGCAATATAACTTTTACCGATGCCGGTGGGGCCAGTAATCAAAACATTCTCATGCTTATCAATACCGTCGGAAAAATCATCTATGAAGATTATTCCGCCAAAACCTTCATGCGCCCCGAATGGAGCCAGCTGGTCAACGAGATCAAAAAAACAAAAGGCAAAAATCTCAATTTCATCATCTTCACCAAATGGGATCGGTTCAGCAGGAACACCATGGACGGATACAACATGATTAACTTTCTAACTGGCTATGGCATCATCCCCATTGCGATTGAACAGCCACTCGACTTAACAGTACCGGAACAAAAACTCATGCTGGCCGTTTACCTACCCATGCCCGAAGTCGAGAATGACCGGCGAGGACTAAATGTAAAGTATGGCATGAGAAGGGCCAGAAAAGGAGGCCGCTGGATGGGGCCAGCGCTACCAGGCTATAAAAACAAGGTCAGAGAGAATGGGGTGAAATACATCGCACCCGACGGATTACAAGCCAAACTTATGACCTGGGTATTTGAGTCCATCGCAAAAGACATCTACCCTACTGAACACATCTGGGCGCTCGCTAAACGCCAAGGATTAAAATGCAGCAGGGTCAGCTTCTGGAACGCCGTTCGCAATCCCTGCTACTGCGGTAAAATCATCGTACCTAAGTTTGGCGATGAAGACATGCATTTGGTAGCCGGATTGCATGAACCATTGGTATCAGAAAAAATATTCTATCAGGCACAGGATGCCATGGATGGCAGGAAAAGAAATCAGTATGTAAAAGTCCGGGCACCAGAAGACCTTTCACTCAGGGGCTTCCTGATCTGCCACAAATGTGGCCGCATCTTAACAGGAAGCGCTTCACAGGGCAGGCATCAACTTTATTACTACTACCATTGCAAAAGACCATGTAACGTCAGATTCAGATGTGATGCAGTCAACCATTATTTTGAAGGCTTTCTCAAAAATTTTGTCCCCAGGCCGGGTATGGCTCAACTGTTCAGGCAAGTCGTATGCGATACCTATGATGACAGTGCCAGCTTCCTTGAAAACGATAGGTCTACCTTCATTAAGAAAATCACAGATTACAACCTTAGGATCACCAGGGCACGTGAATTACTGCTCAACGACACGATCTCCTCAGATGAATATAAACAACTTAAAAACGAAGCAGAAGAAGGCATTTTGAGAGCTGAAGCTGAGATTAAAGAATTGGATCAAAAAATACAATTAGACCGGGATATCTATGCCGCAGTGGACGAATCATTAGAAAGCCTTAAAACCTATCCAAATTATTTTTAGAGGCCGATATTGAAGGACGGCAATATATTGTTGGTTCGATTTTCCCTGAAAAAATTCGTTTTTGACGGAGCGATAAATCGAACCGCCCCGATGAACCTGACCTTCCGTCTTATCTATCACATTAACAACAGCTTACAAGCCAAAAAAAAGGAGTTAGCTCTCGTAAAAGAACTAACTCCAGTTTAGTACTCTATGCCATATTGAGATCGAAAAAATTTAAAGAAGATTTAATCAAAATAGCCAAATTACCTATTCGTAAAGAAGTCATGGATCGTATTCAATCTAAAGGGCAGCAGTAATTATAATTTAAGCAATCAACTATGAATTTAATAAGAGTAAAAGATGACCTCTCCTTTACTCTTATCTATTACATTTCATCCTTATTTGAAAACTAAATTAATTCGGCCACCAATTTCTTCTATGAAATACGTAATCCGAAATAATAAGATTGTCTTTTTAATTAAAGTCAATCCATTATCAGTCTAGTTTTCTCCATTTGCAGATTGCTGACTTTGCATTAGTGGGTTACTTGGCAGCTAACTTTTACTGTTTTTTATAAGAAATCGTTAACGCCCTATCTTTTAATTCCAACTCTTTGTCAGTCAATTTGATAATTTCATATTTGGTCGTGTCCAAACTAGATGAACCATTGCCAATACTTTCAGCCACCAAAATCAATTTACCATCCTCTTTCCACCATTTTTTATAGACCAATGTTGCCATATTAATGGATTTTGCTGTTCCATCATTACTAATTGTAACCCCTTGAACTTCATTCTTGTTAATGGGATTGGGCTCAACCCATGAACCTATTAACAGGTTCTTGTTATTTTCTGTTTCATATTGTCCATCACCCTGTGCATTTTGCTTGGATGTTTGGGTACATGAGGTAACTACTACCAGCATTACACCTAATAGGGCATTTCTCTTCATAGTTTCGTTATTCTATTTTTAATTAATGTTAATTAGAATTTACTTCGTATAGCTTATTTGCATACTGTTGTGGAGATTTCCTTAATTCAGGCTTTTCCTTGTTCCTTTAAGGGCGATTGGGGCCATCAATTGTCTTCTTTTCATTTATTTATCTTTAAAGAGTTTTATGGAATAGTATTAAAAAATATTTGTTTGGTTACTTGATTACCCTATTATAAAGTGTATGTCATCTGTGAGGCAGCTCTTCACCGTTCTCTCAATCTATACCCGGCCTGTGTCAATATTCTATCCAACAGAATAAGGCTGCCTGGGCCAATGCTTCTGATTATCTTCAATTGGTTTAAAGTATATCTTTCGACAAAAAACACTATTGAGACATCTTCAGTAGACGAAAATGGTAATTTCCTATCACTTTTTTCGGATTCCAAAAATAATCGAACTGCATCAATTATCCTGTTGGTAGCATGCCTTCGTAGCAATTCCAATATACTGCTATTAACATCACTGGCGATTGGGGCGTTTAAACTATTTTTTTCATCCGGTCCCTCCTTTCGAATTTGTCGGTGAAAAATATTGACTTTTTCTAGAGCATCCAGAAATTCATCATAACTAATCTTATCCATTGGTAAACTTTATAAATACACACAATAATCATTAATACCAACATTGACAGAGCCTGGACTTACTTGTGTCAAAAATGCCATGCAATGTTTCTGTATTCAGGATGGTCCCATTCTCGACCTTCCATTCAGCATCTGGCAACGCATGCCAGCTATTAAGATTTTTATGATTAAACAAGTGGCGCCAACCGCGGGACTGTTTTATTGGATCTTTGACAACTGAAAGTTTACCATTTAACCTTGATGGTATAGGTTTCTCTTTTTCACCAACTGTAATATCCCAAAGGCCGCGTAAATTTTTCGGACTCAGTTCTGTTTTAACCCTTACATACCTGGTTTTTCC contains the following coding sequences:
- a CDS encoding ATP-binding protein gives rise to the protein MITGPTGIGKSYIASALGHQACANEYKVLYWSTPKLFTRLKQAKADNSYTKEMLKIERSELLILDDFGLHPLDAPSRAMLMEIIEDRHEQMSLIITSQLPVSAWFDMIGDKTIADAILDRIVHNAHRIDAIGYDHNMVMESPLQDIRINNLLRYYFTFRLSIIITFYRTLSAKLSSFCYQPILH
- a CDS encoding recombinase family protein — translated: MLINTVGKIIYEDYSAKTFMRPEWSQLVNEIKKTKGKNLNFIIFTKWDRFSRNTMDGYNMINFLTGYGIIPIAIEQPLDLTVPEQKLMLAVYLPMPEVENDRRGLNVKYGMRRARKGGRWMGPALPGYKNKVRENGVKYIAPDGLQAKLMTWVFESIAKDIYPTEHIWALAKRQGLKCSRVSFWNAVRNPCYCGKIIVPKFGDEDMHLVAGLHEPLVSEKIFYQAQDAMDGRKRNQYVKVRAPEDLSLRGFLICHKCGRILTGSASQGRHQLYYYYHCKRPCNVRFRCDAVNHYFEGFLKNFVPRPGMAQLFRQVVCDTYDDSASFLENDRSTFIKKITDYNLRITRARELLLNDTISSDEYKQLKNEAEEGILRAEAEIKELDQKIQLDRDIYAAVDESLESLKTYPNYF
- a CDS encoding lipocalin family protein, translating into MKRNALLGVMLVVVTSCTQTSKQNAQGDGQYETENNKNLLIGSWVEPNPINKNEVQGVTISNDGTAKSINMATLVYKKWWKEDGKLILVAESIGNGSSSLDTTKYEIIKLTDKELELKDRALTISYKKQ